One genomic region from Chlamydia poikilotherma encodes:
- a CDS encoding ABC transporter permease, which translates to MKLELLIAFKYLIPRKKRLSSAVVSIFSIGIISLVTWLSIVFISVIYGLEQRWIHDLSQLHSPIKISPSAVYYDSYYYQVDRHADLSQYTTKTIREKLASPFIDPYDPDLDYSLPENFPIPDTTPNGELKDPVKIVFESLTPYLNQNQAQLLEFEEGIGYVQMDRIINPSKSESRTFSQFVAYHSDKIYKDRVLPYDHTDYSSEILNLFNNSNEGWGKDFENLQNIYRGSSVILPTNYRDIGYRVGDKGNLSIFSPETQKEIQHPVYVIGFYNPGLSPMGSKIVFIDMDLASLIRSESTGLGMHNGLHVFFPSTKQINPIKNQIQTILNQADVDQYWEVSSLYDYQYFKPILDQLRSDQVLFLLVSIIILIVACSNVVTMSILLVNNKKKEIGILKAMGTPSRSLKVIFSFCGALSGAIGAVLGTTFAIITMKNLSLITRGLSYLQGREAFNSTFFGQGLPQEIHIPTIVILGLGTLILAAISGALPARKVAKMHVSDILKAE; encoded by the coding sequence ATGAAATTAGAACTTCTAATCGCTTTTAAGTATCTAATACCAAGAAAGAAAAGATTATCTTCTGCCGTTGTTTCTATATTTTCAATAGGCATCATTTCTTTAGTCACTTGGTTATCCATTGTTTTTATTTCCGTAATTTATGGTTTAGAACAGCGTTGGATTCATGATCTTTCCCAGCTTCATTCCCCAATAAAAATCTCACCCTCAGCTGTATATTACGATTCTTACTACTATCAAGTAGATAGGCATGCGGATCTTTCACAATATACAACAAAGACTATAAGAGAAAAACTCGCTTCACCTTTTATAGATCCTTATGATCCAGATTTAGATTACTCTCTTCCTGAAAATTTCCCAATACCTGATACAACTCCAAATGGAGAGTTAAAGGATCCTGTAAAAATAGTCTTCGAATCTCTCACTCCTTATCTAAATCAAAATCAAGCACAGCTTTTGGAATTTGAAGAAGGTATTGGTTACGTGCAAATGGATAGGATTATAAATCCTAGTAAATCAGAATCTCGAACATTTTCCCAATTTGTTGCTTATCACTCAGATAAGATTTATAAAGACAGGGTGCTTCCGTATGATCATACGGATTATAGCTCTGAGATTTTAAACCTCTTCAACAATTCTAATGAAGGTTGGGGAAAGGATTTTGAGAATTTACAAAATATTTATCGGGGATCTTCTGTCATTCTTCCCACTAACTATCGTGATATAGGCTATAGAGTAGGGGATAAGGGTAATCTTAGTATTTTCTCTCCAGAGACTCAAAAGGAAATTCAACATCCCGTATATGTTATTGGATTCTATAATCCTGGGTTATCTCCCATGGGCAGTAAGATTGTGTTCATTGATATGGATTTAGCTTCGCTAATTCGCTCAGAATCTACGGGATTAGGAATGCATAACGGCCTGCATGTTTTCTTCCCTAGTACTAAGCAAATAAATCCAATTAAAAATCAGATTCAAACTATTTTAAATCAAGCCGATGTAGATCAATATTGGGAAGTATCATCTCTTTATGATTATCAGTATTTCAAGCCTATTTTAGATCAGCTTCGTAGTGATCAGGTACTATTTTTATTGGTTTCTATTATTATCTTGATCGTTGCCTGTTCGAATGTGGTGACTATGTCGATTCTTCTAGTAAATAATAAGAAAAAAGAAATAGGAATCCTTAAAGCTATGGGAACACCTTCGCGTAGCTTAAAGGTTATCTTCAGTTTTTGTGGAGCACTTTCTGGAGCAATTGGTGCAGTTCTTGGAACAACTTTTGCAATTATAACAATGAAGAATCTCTCTTTAATTACCCGTGGGTTAAGTTATTTACAAGGCAGAGAAGCTTTTAACTCCACATTCTTTGGTCAAGGTCTGCCTCAGGAAATCCATATCCCAACAATTGTTATACTAGGATTAGGAACCCTAATTTTAGCGGCTATTTCCGGAGCTTTGCCAGCAAGGAAAGTTGCTAAAATGCATGTCTCGGATATTTTAAAAGCGGAATAA
- the surE gene encoding 5'/3'-nucleotidase SurE, producing MKIHFFRIQYLFCALLLCFPLTTAFSKERALSISEKSDQSKKRIKILLTNDDGISAKGMSLLVANLLKADFADLYIVAPATEQSAKSMSFSYTQPVSIENVDYPQPVAGAWSVSGTPVDCVKLALGDLFRDSLPDLVLSGINHGSNAGRTIFYSGTAGAAMEAILSGIPAIAFSQEQHISFFQEDSAPELLKKLSLYALSIPFPILTGFNVNFPASERNEAWKGMRLVATGKEFACGLPKLLSSDGKRKSFSLSDCQIVTDEDISDECRSLLDNYVTVVPLLVRNSPLALTSESEFQQLQAGFHNFANTIAMRK from the coding sequence ATGAAAATTCATTTTTTTAGAATTCAATATCTTTTTTGCGCGTTATTACTATGCTTCCCACTAACAACTGCTTTCTCTAAAGAAAGAGCGCTTAGTATTTCAGAGAAGTCTGATCAGAGCAAAAAAAGAATTAAGATTTTATTAACCAATGACGATGGTATTTCGGCGAAAGGAATGAGTCTTTTAGTCGCCAATTTATTAAAAGCTGATTTTGCGGATTTATATATAGTAGCTCCCGCTACAGAGCAGTCTGCAAAAAGCATGTCATTTTCCTACACACAACCGGTCTCTATCGAAAATGTTGATTATCCACAACCTGTTGCAGGTGCTTGGTCTGTTTCTGGGACTCCTGTAGATTGTGTGAAACTTGCCTTGGGTGATTTATTCCGCGATTCTTTACCTGATCTCGTATTATCGGGAATCAATCACGGATCTAATGCGGGAAGAACTATCTTTTATTCCGGAACTGCTGGCGCAGCTATGGAAGCTATTTTATCAGGCATTCCTGCAATAGCATTTTCTCAAGAGCAACATATATCCTTCTTTCAAGAAGATTCTGCTCCTGAACTATTGAAAAAGCTATCATTATATGCTTTATCAATTCCCTTTCCTATTCTTACAGGTTTTAATGTCAATTTTCCTGCTAGTGAACGTAATGAGGCCTGGAAAGGAATGCGACTTGTTGCTACAGGGAAAGAATTTGCTTGCGGTTTACCCAAACTCTTAAGCAGCGATGGTAAACGCAAGAGCTTTTCTCTAAGTGATTGTCAGATAGTAACAGATGAAGATATTTCTGATGAATGCCGCTCTCTTTTGGATAACTATGTTACAGTAGTTCCTTTATTGGTAAGAAATTCTCCACTAGCTTTAACTAGTGAATCAGAATTTCAACAATTACAAGCAGGATTTCATAATTTTGCCAATACTATTGCTATGAGAAAATAA
- a CDS encoding DUF1389 domain-containing protein, with protein sequence MSGIILHSLFKNDCRCHASYSFDKRIQDRLTVAIIMAVISSISLILAIIPAIIMATPIGFIWAGIFGGLALALFIFTILTNYLRKNMPEGFKAVFKENYPEAFCDFIQKKQLTIQETRLLLHGLEEAVKDQDISFDKYLVAFPKKLRTDLNKYGISKFTDGLEQRELVPLDTVLTKNCPIYWLKKFIEIAPNVPAGGLANLSREEIASYWLGRAGGCKNAETIFLKNTHFIAQKITREDFNTCCLYVRNEDWENEELEAIKHRISDACLEVVRQGDENLGIDITRFFKGIQNSLLELCIHGVSWEQLCLIKSLDFENWDFLCALDGNKQGVRKFAVPCLGEVSDERHHLYEPLISLLTWKDFDNLGLKKESIFMGEIRNPENRLLKYFNRQSRYHTSIDLLSEEILLKHPPRYTLDVSTGAKKE encoded by the coding sequence ATGTCAGGAATTATTTTACATTCTCTTTTTAAAAATGATTGCCGATGCCATGCTTCTTATTCGTTTGATAAGCGCATTCAAGATCGTTTGACTGTAGCCATTATTATGGCTGTTATTTCTTCCATTAGTTTGATTTTAGCAATTATTCCTGCAATTATTATGGCCACTCCTATAGGATTCATTTGGGCTGGAATTTTTGGTGGTTTGGCTCTCGCGCTATTTATTTTTACAATCTTAACAAATTACTTAAGAAAGAATATGCCTGAGGGATTTAAGGCAGTTTTTAAGGAAAATTATCCCGAAGCTTTTTGTGATTTCATTCAGAAAAAACAACTTACTATTCAGGAAACACGTTTATTGCTCCACGGCTTAGAAGAAGCGGTTAAAGATCAGGATATTTCTTTCGATAAATATTTAGTAGCTTTCCCTAAAAAGTTAAGGACAGACTTAAATAAATATGGAATTTCTAAATTTACAGATGGTCTTGAACAAAGAGAGCTTGTTCCTTTAGATACTGTATTAACTAAAAACTGTCCTATATATTGGTTAAAGAAATTTATAGAAATAGCTCCAAATGTTCCTGCTGGAGGGCTTGCTAATCTATCTCGTGAAGAAATAGCGTCTTATTGGTTAGGAAGAGCAGGAGGTTGTAAGAATGCCGAAACTATTTTTTTAAAAAATACCCATTTTATCGCTCAGAAAATAACTAGAGAGGATTTTAATACATGCTGTTTATATGTTCGTAATGAAGATTGGGAAAATGAGGAGCTAGAAGCAATAAAACATAGAATATCAGATGCTTGTTTAGAGGTGGTAAGACAAGGCGATGAAAATTTAGGTATTGACATTACAAGATTTTTTAAAGGAATTCAAAACTCTCTGTTGGAATTATGTATACATGGTGTTTCTTGGGAACAGCTATGTTTAATTAAATCATTAGATTTTGAGAATTGGGATTTTCTGTGTGCTCTTGATGGGAATAAACAAGGCGTACGCAAATTTGCCGTTCCTTGTCTTGGAGAAGTTTCCGATGAAAGGCATCATTTATATGAACCTTTGATTTCTCTTTTAACTTGGAAGGATTTTGATAACTTAGGGTTGAAAAAGGAATCTATTTTTATGGGAGAAATAAGAAATCCTGAAAATAGACTTCTTAAATATTTTAACAGACAATCGCGTTATCACACATCTATAGATCTATTAAGTGAAGAGATTCTTCTAAAGCATCCTCCTAGATATACTTTAGACGTGTCTACGGGAGCAAAAAAAGAATGA
- the rpsI gene encoding 30S ribosomal protein S9, with protein MVKSTIEESVATGRRKQAVSSVRLRPGTGKINVNGKAFDEYFPLEIQRVTILSPLMKVLGNINEFDLVIRINGGGIQGQVIATRLGLARALLKKNVDSKQELKSHGFLTRDPRKKERKKYGHKKARKSFQFSKR; from the coding sequence GTGGTAAAAAGTACAATAGAAGAATCAGTAGCTACTGGAAGAAGAAAACAAGCGGTATCTAGCGTTCGCCTTCGTCCAGGAACTGGTAAGATTAATGTAAATGGAAAAGCTTTTGATGAATATTTTCCTTTGGAAATTCAAAGAGTTACCATTCTTTCCCCATTAATGAAAGTTCTTGGAAACATTAATGAATTTGATCTAGTTATCCGTATAAATGGTGGTGGAATTCAAGGACAAGTAATTGCAACTCGCTTAGGGTTAGCAAGAGCTTTATTGAAAAAGAACGTTGATTCAAAACAAGAATTAAAAAGTCACGGTTTTCTTACTAGAGATCCTAGAAAGAAAGAACGTAAAAAATACGGACATAAGAAAGCACGTAAGAGCTTCCAATTCTCCAAACGATAA
- a CDS encoding C40 family peptidase: MKHYQLYASVSDLSSKNGDLETQLLFGERLLFNKNTYYAYSQLVRDHGIWRPYPVKQVSSKTSFSFLTQYILPNAVVKSFNAFLEPWHIPLPYGSPLSIDSRGKVNLPEEIKNGMRCPFDKEVPFCNVNHVRFCGAPVSIDLLLKESESFLDLPYLWGGRCVHHSLINYGLDCSGFVNILFQANGLSIPRNARDQYKDCDLVEGFKDLPLGGFVFLQNDQDTQISHVMLKKSSTCLIHAVQTLGKIVHFSLGVDIEFSKDRFQTLNHQGKAFFGIPRKRKIFF; this comes from the coding sequence ATGAAACACTATCAACTTTATGCATCTGTTTCAGACCTTTCATCTAAAAATGGTGATTTAGAGACGCAATTACTTTTTGGAGAGCGTTTACTTTTTAATAAGAATACATACTACGCTTACTCTCAATTGGTTCGTGATCACGGTATTTGGCGTCCTTATCCAGTTAAACAGGTATCTTCAAAAACTTCATTTTCTTTCCTAACTCAATACATTCTACCCAATGCGGTTGTTAAGTCCTTTAACGCTTTTTTAGAGCCATGGCACATACCCTTGCCCTATGGTTCTCCGTTATCGATAGATTCTCGAGGTAAAGTAAACCTTCCTGAAGAAATTAAAAATGGAATGAGATGTCCTTTTGATAAGGAAGTTCCTTTTTGTAATGTCAATCACGTACGTTTTTGTGGTGCACCAGTATCTATCGATCTTTTACTTAAAGAATCCGAGAGCTTTTTAGATCTTCCCTATCTATGGGGAGGACGTTGTGTTCACCACTCTCTTATAAATTATGGATTAGATTGTTCAGGATTTGTGAATATTCTATTTCAAGCGAATGGATTGAGTATTCCTAGGAATGCTAGAGATCAATATAAAGATTGTGACTTAGTTGAGGGTTTTAAAGATCTTCCTCTCGGAGGTTTTGTTTTTCTTCAAAATGATCAAGACACACAAATTTCTCACGTAATGTTAAAGAAAAGTTCAACATGTTTAATTCATGCAGTTCAAACTCTTGGTAAGATTGTACATTTTTCTTTAGGAGTAGATATAGAGTTTAGTAAAGATAGGTTCCAAACTCTGAATCACCAAGGAAAAGCATTTTTCGGAATACCTAGAAAAAGGAAGATCTTTTTTTAG
- the rplM gene encoding 50S ribosomal protein L13, giving the protein MEKRKDTKTTIAKASDAQNKSWYVIDATGKTLGRLSSEVAKILRGKHKVTYTPHIAMGDGVIVINAEKVHLTGAKKGQKIYRYYTGYISGMREIPFENMLAKKPSYIIEHAIKGMMPKTRLGKRQLKSLRILKGDSYKTFEAQKPILLDV; this is encoded by the coding sequence ATGGAAAAAAGAAAAGACACGAAAACAACCATTGCTAAAGCATCTGATGCTCAGAATAAGTCTTGGTATGTTATCGATGCTACAGGCAAAACCTTGGGAAGACTTTCTTCAGAGGTGGCAAAAATCTTGCGGGGCAAACACAAAGTAACTTATACGCCTCACATAGCAATGGGTGATGGTGTTATCGTTATCAATGCTGAAAAAGTGCATTTAACAGGCGCTAAGAAAGGTCAAAAAATATATCGATACTATACAGGATATATTTCAGGAATGCGTGAAATTCCTTTTGAAAATATGTTAGCTAAAAAACCATCTTATATTATCGAGCACGCAATTAAAGGTATGATGCCCAAAACTCGCTTGGGTAAACGTCAGTTGAAATCTCTAAGAATATTAAAAGGAGATTCCTACAAGACATTCGAAGCTCAGAAGCCGATTTTATTAGATGTTTAA
- a CDS encoding ABC transporter ATP-binding protein translates to MPPLIQAKNLSKIVQQSNQNIEILRNISFDLHPGEVVAITGASGNGKSTLLHLLGTLDTPSSGELLFFGKEKENYNLSQLRNQHIGFIFQNFYLLEDDTVIKNILMPASIARKSISKGSSAYKKALQLIESVGLSHRIHSRCCNLSGGEKQRVAIARALINDPSILLADEPSGNLDDQTSQYIHNLLLSQSHDSRGVLIVTHNKQLARQCHREAILQNGELFF, encoded by the coding sequence ATGCCACCTCTTATTCAAGCGAAAAATCTTTCCAAAATCGTTCAACAAAGCAATCAAAATATTGAGATATTACGCAATATAAGCTTCGACTTACATCCTGGAGAAGTGGTTGCTATCACAGGAGCCTCAGGAAATGGGAAAAGCACGCTCCTACATTTGTTGGGGACATTAGATACACCGTCATCCGGCGAACTTCTTTTTTTTGGCAAGGAGAAGGAAAATTATAATCTTTCTCAGCTTAGAAACCAGCATATTGGTTTTATCTTCCAAAACTTCTATCTCTTAGAAGATGATACTGTAATCAAAAACATCTTAATGCCTGCAAGTATTGCTCGAAAAAGTATTTCTAAAGGATCTTCAGCTTATAAAAAAGCCTTACAATTGATAGAATCTGTAGGCTTATCTCATAGAATACACTCACGATGTTGCAATCTATCAGGAGGAGAAAAACAACGTGTGGCTATTGCTAGAGCATTAATAAACGATCCATCAATTTTACTCGCAGACGAACCTTCAGGAAATTTAGACGATCAAACTTCACAATACATTCATAATCTTCTTTTATCTCAATCACATGATTCACGTGGAGTGCTTATTGTAACGCATAATAAGCAACTCGCACGTCAATGCCACCGTGAAGCGATTTTACAAAATGGAGAACTCTTTTTCTAA
- a CDS encoding adenylate kinase, which produces MLKNIFYIIMGPPGSGKGTQSQRLANQLGLPHISSGDLFRSAIKSATPLGIKAAEYIDKGLLVPNDLVCEIVEETLIKPECQCGCIIDGFPRTLDQAVFLNDFLVKSNADYLVLQLDVSDEEIIRRIHSRFICPSCNYVYNQSQGFNECPTCRIKLIRRSDDNLEVIHKRLESYEKSTAPLINYYEDLGKLKRIPSEVSPDEVFQSILSSIKV; this is translated from the coding sequence ATGCTAAAGAATATTTTTTATATTATTATGGGGCCTCCAGGGTCAGGCAAGGGCACACAATCGCAACGTCTTGCTAATCAGCTGGGCCTCCCCCACATTAGTTCAGGAGATCTTTTTCGATCTGCTATAAAATCAGCGACTCCCCTAGGAATCAAAGCTGCAGAATATATAGATAAGGGTCTGCTCGTTCCGAACGATCTTGTTTGTGAGATTGTAGAAGAGACTCTAATCAAACCAGAATGTCAGTGTGGATGTATTATCGATGGATTTCCAAGAACTTTAGATCAGGCGGTTTTTCTTAATGATTTCTTGGTTAAATCTAATGCAGATTACCTTGTGCTACAATTGGATGTTTCTGATGAGGAGATTATTCGTAGAATTCATTCTCGATTTATTTGCCCTTCATGTAATTACGTATATAATCAAAGCCAAGGTTTTAATGAATGCCCAACGTGTCGTATTAAGTTAATTCGTCGTTCTGATGACAATCTAGAGGTTATTCATAAAAGATTAGAAAGTTATGAAAAATCTACAGCTCCTTTAATTAATTATTATGAAGATCTAGGAAAATTAAAACGTATTCCTTCTGAAGTATCTCCTGATGAAGTTTTCCAAAGTATCCTATCTTCCATCAAAGTCTAG
- a CDS encoding YecA family protein, whose translation MSKKVNRNDPCPCGSNKKYKQCCLAKDSQPVRYTSEGKFKFSAEVLTSGQEGDSCTQLFQRLSERLTSEQKQAIDKYHEITKNKTAPGKKTVKKAQTKEDRLVSEQLKKHNFQVMETNLSAEHSIGQANQDTSFVSEDFIPTQEDYRISENTDSDLEENNQ comes from the coding sequence ATGTCAAAAAAAGTTAATAGAAATGATCCATGCCCATGCGGTTCTAATAAAAAATATAAGCAATGCTGTCTTGCTAAAGATAGTCAACCTGTACGTTATACTTCTGAGGGTAAGTTCAAATTTTCTGCGGAAGTTCTTACTTCAGGTCAAGAAGGGGATAGTTGTACACAACTATTTCAACGTCTATCTGAAAGATTAACATCTGAGCAAAAGCAAGCGATTGATAAATATCACGAGATTACAAAGAACAAAACAGCACCTGGGAAAAAAACTGTTAAAAAAGCTCAAACTAAAGAAGATCGTTTGGTTTCAGAGCAACTTAAAAAGCATAATTTTCAAGTTATGGAGACGAATCTTTCTGCAGAGCATTCGATTGGACAAGCTAATCAGGACACAAGTTTTGTTTCTGAAGACTTTATTCCTACACAAGAAGACTATCGCATATCAGAAAATACTGATTCTGACTTGGAAGAAAATAACCAATAG
- a CDS encoding tRNA 2-thiocytidine biosynthesis TtcA family protein produces the protein MSILHLHPPWIKTGKRIESLVRKALYTYSMLENHTKIVVALSGGKDSLSLLLMLKAISGRGFPELDLYAVNIGGKYSCGAEVSQKYLANICDKIQVPFTSITSPYDPEIPECYSCSQVRRRLLFQAAKEIGATAVAFGHHRDDVVQTALMNLLHKAEFAGMLPVVDMIHFNITILRPLILTRESWIRKFAKESGFARVTCRCPVVSLRTKTEAALKLLEDVFPQARHNIALAIEQQGLSKAQKIKTN, from the coding sequence ATGTCTATTCTGCACTTACATCCACCTTGGATTAAAACAGGCAAACGCATAGAAAGTTTGGTGCGCAAAGCTTTATATACTTATTCTATGCTAGAAAATCACACTAAGATTGTTGTGGCTCTTAGTGGCGGTAAAGATAGCCTTTCGTTACTTTTGATGCTCAAGGCAATTTCAGGAAGAGGTTTTCCTGAACTTGATCTTTATGCCGTTAATATCGGTGGGAAATATTCGTGTGGTGCAGAAGTTAGCCAGAAATATTTAGCAAATATTTGTGATAAAATTCAGGTCCCCTTTACCTCTATAACTTCTCCTTATGATCCCGAGATTCCAGAATGCTACTCATGTTCTCAGGTTAGAAGACGACTACTTTTTCAAGCAGCAAAAGAAATAGGAGCTACAGCAGTAGCTTTTGGGCATCATCGAGATGATGTGGTGCAAACAGCTTTAATGAATCTTTTACATAAAGCAGAGTTTGCAGGGATGCTACCCGTTGTAGATATGATACATTTTAATATTACAATTTTACGTCCTTTGATTCTTACCCGTGAATCATGGATACGTAAATTTGCTAAAGAAAGTGGCTTTGCTCGTGTTACCTGTCGTTGTCCTGTTGTCTCTTTAAGAACAAAAACAGAGGCTGCTTTAAAGTTGTTAGAAGATGTTTTCCCTCAAGCACGACATAACATTGCTTTAGCAATTGAACAACAAGGGCTGTCAAAAGCACAAAAAATTAAAACCAATTAA
- the rpmG gene encoding 50S ribosomal protein L33 — protein MASKNREIIKLKSSESSDMYWTVKNKRKTTGRLELKKYDRKLRRHVIFKEAK, from the coding sequence ATGGCTAGTAAGAATCGTGAAATCATTAAATTAAAAAGTTCTGAAAGTTCCGATATGTACTGGACTGTTAAAAACAAAAGAAAAACAACAGGTCGACTAGAACTCAAAAAATATGATAGAAAACTGCGTAGGCACGTAATTTTCAAAGAAGCTAAGTAA
- the surE gene encoding 5'/3'-nucleotidase SurE yields the protein MNKRLKILLTNDDGISAKGMSLLVANLLKADFADLYIVAPSIEQSGKSMSFSYTQPVSIENVDYPQPVAGAWSVSGTPVDCVKLALGDLFRDSLPDLVLSGINHGSNAGRNIFYSGTAGAAMEAILSGIPAIAFSQEQHISFFQEDSAPELLKKLSLYALSIPFPILTGFNVNFPASERNEAWKGMRLVATGKEFACGLPKLLSSDGKRKSFSLSDCQMVIDEDISDECRSILDNYITVVPLLVRNSPLALTSESEFQQLQENFEEFIGSEANTRLSDV from the coding sequence ATGAACAAAAGATTAAAGATTCTATTAACTAATGATGATGGTATTTCGGCGAAAGGAATGAGTCTTTTAGTTGCCAATTTACTAAAAGCTGATTTTGCGGATTTATATATAGTAGCTCCGAGTATAGAACAATCAGGAAAAAGCATGTCATTTTCCTACACACAACCGGTCTCTATCGAAAATGTTGATTATCCACAACCTGTTGCAGGTGCTTGGTCTGTTTCTGGGACTCCTGTAGATTGTGTGAAACTTGCCTTGGGTGATTTATTCCGCGATTCTTTACCTGATCTCGTATTATCGGGAATCAATCACGGATCTAATGCGGGAAGAAATATCTTTTATTCCGGAACTGCTGGCGCAGCTATGGAAGCTATTTTATCAGGCATTCCTGCAATAGCATTTTCTCAAGAGCAACATATATCCTTCTTTCAAGAAGATTCTGCTCCTGAACTATTGAAAAAGCTATCATTATATGCTTTATCAATTCCCTTTCCTATTCTTACAGGTTTTAATGTCAATTTTCCTGCTAGTGAACGTAATGAGGCCTGGAAAGGAATGCGACTTGTTGCTACAGGGAAAGAATTTGCTTGCGGTTTACCCAAACTCTTAAGCAGCGATGGTAAACGCAAGAGCTTTTCTCTAAGTGATTGTCAGATGGTAATAGATGAAGATATTTCTGATGAATGCCGCTCTATTTTGGATAACTATATTACAGTAGTTCCTTTATTGGTAAGAAATTCTCCACTAGCTTTAACTAGTGAATCAGAATTTCAACAACTACAGGAAAATTTCGAAGAGTTTATTGGTTCTGAAGCTAACACTAGATTATCTGATGTCTAA
- the rimO gene encoding 30S ribosomal protein S12 methylthiotransferase RimO: protein MATKEQVFFNQATSKNKIHFISLGCSRNLVDSEVMLGILLKAGYEATEMLQEADYLILNTCAFLKAARDESIDYLQRIIKAKKEDAKIILTGCMVSKHKEELKPWLPYIHYVLGSGDVEHILSAIESKEAGEKLSSKSYLEMGEIPRKLSTPKHYAYLKIAEGCRKRCAFCIIPTIKGGLRSKSLDQIIKEFRLLLKMGVKEIILIAQDLGDYGKDLSTDRKSCLDSVLKEMLKEPGDYWIRMLYLYPDEVDDTIIDLMESDPRLLPYVDIPLQHINNRVLKNMLRTTSKEQILDLLTKLRTRIPHIYIRSSFIVGFPGETDEEFQDLVDFVGEGWIDNLGIFSYSQEEGSVAAKMPEQIPQRVKSKRLKILSQIQKKNVERHNKQLVGQIVEAVIDGYHPDSELLLTARFYGQAPEVDPCIIVNEARLVSGFGERYLIEITGYVGYDLVGRVIKKVPGE from the coding sequence ATGGCGACTAAAGAACAGGTTTTTTTTAACCAGGCAACTTCAAAAAATAAAATTCATTTTATTAGTTTGGGATGTTCTAGAAATCTTGTAGACAGTGAGGTAATGCTCGGCATCTTATTGAAAGCCGGTTATGAAGCTACAGAAATGCTTCAGGAAGCTGATTATTTAATTTTGAATACCTGTGCTTTTTTAAAAGCAGCTCGGGATGAATCCATAGATTATCTTCAACGTATAATTAAAGCAAAAAAAGAAGATGCGAAGATTATATTAACTGGTTGTATGGTATCTAAGCACAAAGAGGAATTAAAGCCGTGGCTTCCCTATATACATTATGTTTTAGGTTCTGGAGATGTAGAACATATCCTATCTGCGATTGAATCTAAGGAAGCAGGAGAAAAGTTATCTTCGAAAAGTTATTTGGAAATGGGAGAGATCCCTAGAAAACTATCAACGCCCAAGCACTATGCTTATTTAAAAATAGCTGAGGGATGTCGTAAACGTTGTGCTTTTTGCATTATTCCAACGATTAAGGGCGGTTTAAGAAGTAAATCCCTAGATCAAATTATTAAAGAATTTCGCCTATTATTAAAGATGGGGGTTAAAGAGATCATTTTAATTGCTCAGGATTTGGGTGATTATGGTAAAGATCTCTCAACAGACCGCAAATCTTGTTTGGACAGTGTATTAAAGGAGATGCTCAAAGAGCCTGGGGATTATTGGATTCGTATGCTCTATCTATATCCCGATGAAGTTGATGACACGATTATTGATCTTATGGAAAGCGATCCTCGTTTACTCCCCTATGTGGATATTCCTCTACAACATATTAATAATCGCGTTTTAAAAAATATGTTGAGAACAACATCTAAAGAACAAATTTTAGATTTATTAACTAAGCTACGCACACGTATTCCACATATTTATATCCGCTCTTCATTTATCGTCGGTTTTCCTGGAGAGACCGATGAGGAGTTTCAAGATCTTGTAGATTTTGTTGGTGAAGGATGGATCGATAATTTGGGAATATTTTCTTATTCTCAAGAAGAAGGTTCTGTAGCTGCGAAAATGCCTGAGCAAATACCTCAGAGAGTAAAATCAAAAAGGCTCAAGATTCTTTCTCAAATACAAAAGAAAAATGTCGAGAGGCATAACAAACAACTTGTTGGACAGATTGTTGAGGCTGTTATTGATGGATATCACCCTGATAGCGAACTCTTATTAACAGCTCGTTTTTATGGACAAGCTCCTGAAGTTGATCCTTGTATTATTGTTAATGAAGCGCGTTTGGTTTCAGGATTCGGAGAGCGTTATTTAATCGAGATTACAGGTTATGTAGGTTATGATCTTGTTGGTCGAGTAATAAAAAAAGTGCCCGGAGAATAA